The following proteins come from a genomic window of Miscanthus floridulus cultivar M001 chromosome 2, ASM1932011v1, whole genome shotgun sequence:
- the LOC136539975 gene encoding transcription factor MYB8-like, protein MAKQSCCHKKKLRRGLWSPEEDEKLMNHIAQYGHGCWSSVPKLAGLDRCGKSCRLRWINYLRPDLKRGTFSQEEEDLIIHLHSLLGNKWSQIAAQLPGRTDNEVKNFWNSYIKKRLRERGIDPATHQPLTEPAAAAATATTTVSRRAVFGDVDLIPTTTPIQAAPFEGPSMLDGVTKLPVELDWPIAGDGVPSSSLSRPCYFQGACFNMDALQQQHCGSIPPAPVVPSASSPSALTSMAEAEHCNTNITGGSFPWLELGASAVADAGHVDSCYAGALDELRWSEYFDSAFQAAASQQGALQAAGQCVYGGKDDVPVHFDVHGLSNWC, encoded by the exons ATGGCGAAGCAGTCGTGCTGCCACAAGAAGAAGCTGAGGAGAGGGCTCTGGTCCCCCGAGGAGGACGAGAAGCTCATGAACCACATTGCCCAGTACGGCCACGGCTGCTGGAGCTCCGTGCCCAAGCTTGCAG GCCTCGACAGGTGTGGCAAGAGCTGCAGGCTGAGGTGGATAAACTACCTGAGGCCAGACCTCAAGAGGGGAACATTCTCACAAGAGGAGGAGGACCTCATCATACACCTCCACTCCTTGCTGGGAAACAA GTGGTCTCAGATTGCGGCGCAGCTGCCTGGCCGGACGGACAACGAGGTCAAGAACTTCTGGAACTCGTACATCAAGAAGAGGCTCAGGGAGCGCGGCATCGACCCCGCCACCCACCAACCGCTCACCGAGcctgccgcggcggcggcgactgccaccaccaccgtcaGCCGCCGCGCGGTGTTCGGGGACGTCGATCTCATCCCGACTACTACACCAATCCAGGCGGCGCCGTTCGAGGGGCCATCAATGCTGGACGGCGTGACGAAGCTCCCGGTGGAGTTGGACTGGCCCATCGCCGGCGACGGGGTGCCGTCTTCGTCGCTGTCAAGGCCGTGCTACTTTCAGGGGGCCTGCTTCAACATGGACGCGCTGCAGCAGCAGCACTGCGGCTCCATCCCGCCGGCGCCGGTCGTCCCGTCGGCCTCCAGTCCCAGCGCGCTGACCTCGATGGCAGAGGCCGAACACTGCAACACCAACATCACCGGCGGCAGCTTCCCATGGTTGGAGCTCGGGGCAAGCGCGGTGGCTGATGCCGGCCACGTCGACAGCTGCTACGCCGGCGCGCTGGACGAGCTCAGGTGGTCGGAGTACTTCGACAGTGCCTTCCAGGCCGCCGCGAGCCAGCAAGGCGCCCTGCAGGCGGCGGGGCAGTGTGTCTACGGCGGCAAGGATGACGTCCCGGTGCACTTCGACGTCCATGGGCTAAGCAACTGGTGCTAA